A stretch of the Terriglobales bacterium genome encodes the following:
- a CDS encoding carboxypeptidase regulatory-like domain-containing protein has product MAIHPYVPKEVKAGEPVTAQGWNEIVKAILAITQYLETSEATSLKVKVTNADAEPLRTRVTAVRDDGLTAEAVAPVTPGGDFIFGALKPGSYTVRASAPGFEEISAPVTVPSSTTISLTMKASAVKMPSVFGLELPTALTTLKTAQINVSRVVDVAGRDVAPANPGAEYSTAPVLVQLPAAGEYVQPSMTAQLVVAAPLVAEAAVEMPSLSGLTQTEAQKALENMGLVLGKVVVKQPKQLG; this is encoded by the coding sequence ATGGCGATCCATCCCTACGTGCCCAAAGAGGTGAAGGCCGGCGAGCCGGTCACGGCCCAAGGCTGGAATGAAATCGTGAAGGCGATCCTCGCCATCACGCAGTACCTCGAGACCAGTGAGGCCACCAGCCTGAAGGTCAAGGTGACCAACGCCGATGCAGAGCCGCTCCGAACCCGCGTCACGGCGGTCCGAGACGACGGGCTGACCGCCGAGGCCGTTGCCCCGGTCACTCCCGGAGGAGATTTCATCTTCGGCGCGCTGAAACCCGGCTCTTACACGGTGCGAGCCTCAGCGCCCGGCTTCGAGGAGATTTCGGCGCCCGTCACCGTCCCGTCCAGCACGACGATCAGCCTGACCATGAAGGCTTCGGCCGTGAAGATGCCTTCGGTCTTCGGCCTTGAATTGCCGACCGCTCTGACGACCCTCAAGACGGCCCAGATCAACGTGTCGCGGGTGGTGGACGTGGCCGGCCGGGACGTCGCCCCAGCCAATCCCGGGGCGGAGTACAGCACGGCTCCTGTCCTCGTACAACTGCCGGCTGCCGGCGAATACGTTCAACCTTCGATGACGGCCCAGCTCGTGGTGGCCGCACCGCTGGTGGCCGAAGCGGCCGTCGAAATGCCGTCTCTCAGCGGCCTGACCCAGACGGAAGCCCAGAAGGCCCTCGAGAACATGGGGCTGGTGCTCGGGAAAGTGGTCGTCAAACAACCGAAGCAGTTAGGCTGA